In the Emys orbicularis isolate rEmyOrb1 chromosome 3, rEmyOrb1.hap1, whole genome shotgun sequence genome, one interval contains:
- the INSM1 gene encoding insulinoma-associated protein 1, protein MPRGFLVKRNRRATPISYRVRCVQEGEPELLLFAGGQQLCSPPLPSAGPDPAAPTAPREPPLPPPKPMQFGTPEAACQALYSPTRPVSKEHEKKSLERSFNLGSPVSAESFPAPAVPSTMDPLLFAPAELKLWASSSPAETSGPQRSTQSGPHRDTHCSTQGPLNGTHCSTQSATLCSGQASAGTRSLSALLPPSSASSGRPQPKRPPAGSEPGKHKPPAAKKAKAIRKLNFEDEVTTSPVLGLKIKEGPVEPPRARGAGGPGPRPLGEFICQLCKEEYADPFALAQHKCSRIVRVEYRCPECDKVFSCPANLASHRRWHKPRPAPSAPPPPPTKAPEEQPPPKEAGGSGSERDTPSPGSGGGSESGSEEGLYECPTCTRRFRRQAYLRKHLLGHEPGPGPERPGPEESPGAPAASECHLCPVCGETFPSKGGQERHLRLLHSAQVFPCKYCPATFYSSPGLTRHINKCHPSENRQVILLQLPVRPAC, encoded by the coding sequence ATGCCCCGGGGGTTCCTGGTGAAAAGGAACCGGAGGGCCACGCCGATCTCCTACCGGGTCCGCTGCGTCCAGGAGGGCGAGCCCGAGCTGCTGCTGTTCGCCggcggccagcagctctgctccccacccctcccctccgccGGCCCCGATCCGGCGGCCCCCACCGCGCCCCGGGAACCGCCGCTGCCGCCCCCCAAGCCCATGCAGTTCGGCACCCCCGAAGCcgcgtgccaggcgctgtacagccCCACCCGGCCGGTCAGCAAGGAGCACGAGAAGAAATCCTTGGAGCGCAGCTTCAACCTGGGCTCGCCGGTCTCCGCAGAGTCCTTCCCAGCCCCGGCGGTGCCCAGCACCATGGACCCGCTGCTCTTCGCCCCGGCCGAGCTCAAACTGTGGGCCTCCTCCAGCCCCGCGGAGACCAGCGGCCCCCAGCGCAGCACCCAGAGCGGCCCCCACAGGGACACCCACTGCAGCACCCAGGGGCCCCTGAACGGCACCCACTGCAGCACCCAGAGCGCCACCCTCTGCAGCGGCCAGGCGAGCGCCGGCACCCGCAGTCTGTccgccctgctgcccccctcctctgcctcctcggGCCGCCCCCAGCCCAAGCGGCCCCCCGCCGGCTCGGAGCCCGGCAAGCACAAGCCCCCGGCCGCTAAGAAAGCCAAAGCCATCCGCAAGCTGAACTTCGAGGACGAGGTGACCACGTCGCcggtgctggggctgaagatcAAGGAGGGGCCGGTGGAGCCGCCCCGGGCGCGGGGGGCGGGCGGGCCGGGCCCGCGGCCGCTGGGCGAGTTCATCTGCCAGTTGTGCAAGGAGGAGTACGCCGACCCCTTCGCCCTGGCGCAGCACAAGTGCTCGCGCATCGTGCGCGTGGAGTACCGCTGCCCGGAGTGCGACAAGGTCTTCAGCTGCCCGGCCAACCTGGCCTCGCACCGCCGCTGGCACAAGCCGCGGCCGGCCCCCAgcgccccgccgccgccgcccacCAAGGCGCCCGAGGAGCAGCCGCCGCCCAAGGAGGCCGGAGGCAGCGGCAGCGAGCGGGACACGCCCAGCCCCGGCAGCGGCGGCGGCTCGGAGTCCGGCTCCGAGGAGGGGCTGTACGAGTGCCCCACCTGCACCCGCCGGTTCCGCCGCCAGGCCTACCTCCGCAAGCACCTGCTGGGCCACGAGCCGGGGCCCGGTCCGGAGAGGCCCGGCCCAGAGGAAAGCCCCGGCGCGCCGGCCGCCAGCGAGTGCCACCTGTGCCCGGTGTGCGGGGAAACCTTCCCCAGCAAGGGCGGCCAGGAGCGGCACCTGCGCCTGCTGCACTCGGCGCAGGTCTTCCCCTGCAAGTACTGCCCGGCCACCTTCTACAGCTCGCCCGGCCTCACCCGCCACATCAACAAGTGCCACCCCTCGGAGAACCGGCAGGTCATCCTGCTGCAGCTGCCCGTGCGCCCCGCCTGCTAG